One stretch of Amycolatopsis sp. NBC_00345 DNA includes these proteins:
- a CDS encoding epoxide hydrolase family protein, whose product MAAEPFEVSITDAEIADLRERLRRTRWPEAEPVDDWSQGLPLAYAQELCRSWAEDYDFGFAKRLNAFPQYRDTIDGLGIHFLHVRSPEPDAFPLVITHGWPGSVLEFLEVLGPLTDPRSHGGDPADAFHVVAPSLPGYGWSDKPSTTGWGIKRTARAWDQLMVSLGYERYGAQGGDWGSAVSGAIGEVAPERVAGVHLNMGAAPLGTFDDPTPAELANLEASQEFQRTGRGYSGQQSTRPQTLGYGLTDSPAGQAAWIAEKFWAWTDNNGHPEDALSRQKILDAISVYWFTASATSSARLYWESFGSFREQVTAPSGLSIYPREITRPSRREAEQRFTDLRWFEELPRGGHFAALEQPESLVEQVRGFFRLFR is encoded by the coding sequence GTGGCCGCCGAACCGTTTGAGGTCAGCATCACCGACGCCGAGATCGCGGACCTGCGTGAACGGCTGCGAAGGACGCGGTGGCCCGAGGCCGAGCCGGTGGACGACTGGTCGCAGGGGCTGCCGCTGGCCTACGCGCAGGAGCTGTGCCGCAGCTGGGCCGAGGACTACGACTTCGGGTTCGCCAAGCGGCTGAACGCTTTCCCGCAGTACCGCGACACCATCGACGGGCTGGGCATCCACTTCCTGCACGTCCGCTCGCCGGAGCCGGACGCGTTCCCGTTGGTGATCACACACGGGTGGCCGGGTTCGGTGCTGGAGTTCCTGGAGGTGCTCGGCCCGCTGACCGACCCGCGTTCGCACGGCGGGGACCCGGCGGACGCGTTCCACGTGGTCGCGCCGTCGTTGCCCGGGTACGGCTGGAGTGACAAGCCGTCGACGACCGGGTGGGGCATCAAGCGCACCGCGCGCGCCTGGGACCAGCTGATGGTTTCGCTGGGCTACGAGCGGTACGGCGCGCAGGGCGGTGACTGGGGTTCGGCGGTGTCCGGCGCGATTGGCGAGGTGGCGCCCGAGCGCGTCGCCGGCGTGCACTTGAACATGGGGGCCGCGCCGCTGGGCACGTTCGACGACCCGACGCCCGCGGAGCTGGCGAACCTCGAGGCCTCGCAGGAGTTCCAGCGCACCGGCCGGGGGTACTCGGGGCAGCAGTCGACGCGGCCGCAGACGCTCGGTTACGGCCTCACCGACTCCCCGGCGGGCCAGGCCGCGTGGATTGCCGAGAAGTTCTGGGCCTGGACGGACAACAACGGCCATCCCGAGGACGCGTTGTCGCGGCAGAAGATCCTGGACGCGATCTCGGTCTATTGGTTCACCGCGTCGGCCACGTCGTCGGCGCGGCTGTACTGGGAGAGCTTCGGCAGCTTCCGGGAGCAGGTCACGGCGCCGTCCGGGCTCTCGATCTACCCGCGCGAGATCACCCGCCCGTCGCGGCGGGAGGCTGAGCAGCGCTTTACCGACCTGCGCTGGTTCGAAGAGCTGCCCCGTGGTGGCCACTTCGCCGCGCTGGAACAGCCGGAGTCCCTGGTGGAGCAGGTGCGCGGGTTCTTCCGCCTGTTCCGCTGA
- a CDS encoding response regulator transcription factor: MSIRVLIADDQEMMRSAFRMILDSQPDMEVIAAVEDGRAAVDEARRLRPDVCLLDIRMPKLDGLEATRLLAGPGVLNPLNVLIATTFDLDEYVYRALRNGAYGFLLKDMSPALLVEAVRAAAAGATLIAPTVTTRLLSHFALDRSDATTPDTAPSEPLTDRELDVVRQVAQGRTNSEIAAGLYVTQATVKTHLANVQRKLTVRNRVEIAAWAWRTGLCS, from the coding sequence ATGAGCATCCGCGTGCTGATCGCCGACGACCAGGAGATGATGCGCTCGGCGTTCCGGATGATCCTGGACTCCCAGCCCGACATGGAGGTCATCGCCGCGGTCGAGGACGGCCGCGCCGCGGTTGACGAAGCCCGCCGCCTCCGCCCGGACGTGTGCCTGCTCGACATCAGGATGCCCAAGCTCGACGGCCTGGAGGCGACCCGCCTGCTCGCCGGCCCGGGGGTGCTGAACCCGCTCAACGTCCTGATCGCCACCACGTTCGACCTGGACGAGTACGTGTACCGGGCGCTGCGCAACGGGGCGTACGGGTTCCTGCTCAAGGACATGTCACCCGCGCTGCTCGTCGAGGCGGTGCGCGCGGCCGCGGCCGGCGCGACGCTGATCGCGCCGACGGTGACCACCCGGCTGTTGTCGCACTTCGCGTTGGACCGCTCGGACGCGACCACACCGGACACGGCGCCGAGCGAGCCCTTGACCGACCGGGAGCTCGACGTGGTGCGGCAGGTGGCCCAGGGCCGGACGAACAGCGAGATCGCCGCCGGCCTGTACGTGACCCAGGCGACGGTCAAGACCCACCTGGCGAACGTGCAGCGGAAGCTGACCGTGCGGAACCGGGTGGAGATCGCCGCGTGGGCCTGGCGGACGGGGTTGTGCTCTTAG